Proteins from one Xenorhabdus griffiniae genomic window:
- a CDS encoding GPW/gp25 family protein yields MENQILTQLYGRGWAFPPAFSLEKGVEMAEGAEDVRQSLHILFKTEPGERLMRENYGCGLNDFMFENIRNELFAEIESHIHDSVLRYESRADITDIQVLQSPNSKNTLQVQVMYRLRGSDINQQIQGTLALSEGRVMEVV; encoded by the coding sequence ATGGAAAACCAAATATTGACACAGCTTTATGGTCGTGGCTGGGCTTTTCCTCCTGCCTTTTCCCTTGAAAAGGGAGTAGAAATGGCGGAAGGGGCAGAAGATGTGCGCCAGAGTTTGCACATTCTGTTCAAAACTGAGCCGGGGGAGCGCCTGATGCGCGAAAATTATGGCTGCGGATTAAATGATTTTATGTTTGAAAATATCCGCAACGAACTGTTTGCTGAAATTGAATCCCATATTCATGACAGTGTATTGCGTTATGAATCACGGGCGGATATTACGGATATCCAAGTCCTTCAGTCGCCAAATAGCAAAAATACCTTGCAAGTGCAGGTCATGTATCGCCTGCGGGGCAGCGATATCAATCAGCAAATTCAAGGAACACTGGCATTGAGTGAAGGTCGGGTGATGGAGGTGGTATGA